The region AAGATttaaaaagatacaaataaGACTAGACAATCACAAACAGTACAGCACTCATTGAGAGCACCTGCTTCCCTTTGACATACAAGcaagttaaatttaaaaaggaatCTTCACTTAGATTAGAATTTATTCTACCCCCTAttctaaaaatttgaaaaaaaaaaaaacaattatatgaTAAATTTGAGTATGTTCAACTCACCAACAACATCTGTTTGGCAATACAACTGCTGCGGATGAATCGGGAAACAGCTACAGGCTTGTGCTCCTTCCTCTTGGAGCCCCCACAAGCACAACAGCACCACGGGCAGCACAAACGTCTTCCAGATCATCCTTCAAGGGAACACagtaagcacaaaaaaaagcagctgcAGTGCCACAACCAAATTCAGCACTGTTCTGTCACAAGAGGAGGTTTACTCTGCTTGAGTTGCGGTTGACAAAGGCTTTATAGCTGCAGACTCCACCCACAATTAAGGACCACgtgacgcgcgcacacactgaTTAATAACTGCTTTCACCTGACACTTTTATAACCAACAAAGTTAAAGAAATTTCTTGTGAAACGATACATAGATTTTATCCAACAcgtttcatccatccatctgcttATCCGAAGTCGGGTCGCAGTTTTAACAAGCATTCAACAtgcagaaatttgacagaaatgtgaagTTTTTGTGTTGAGGACTTCACACACTAATTGATGACTGCTTTCACCTGTAACTTTCATCACCAACAACATTAAAGACATTTCCTCTGaaattatacatttatattatcCAACCAGTTTTGAGCTGCAGAAATTtgagaaaaatattaattgcaGTTTTTGTGATGAGGTAAAGAAACATTGGCCTATTTATTCTTGTCTTGTCCACACACAAAATCAGTTGTAGTTTAAATTGCCAATAACTTAATAATAACTTTATAACTTGATCATGGTCATGTATGAAATGTGTTCAgcatgataaatgaagcatctggtttgtcaattctgatccaaaatgatcaaatactatcccaaaagcttggtctgcTTCATGTGCACTGTGGGCTTTGGCCCGACCCCCCTGCTGACACAGCTTTAAAACCATGAATACTactatgaatacttgataataggatttttatcgtttattttgctcctacaaacaaacaaagtcaacgtggtgcccccgaggttgctgaggaaattacaactcccctctgtaccgtctaaatttctcaaaAGCCATTTCGGCATCCCAAATTATCGCTACACAGATAAAGGCAACTTTTATCACTATTCTGcgagcatggaggtctcagCGAAAATGGGCGTGTTTAGTCCCCAGAGGCAGTGTGGGGGTGGGTCTTCAATTGATCACGTTACAGATTTAATACCCGCTCGTTTTctcgggttgggaggggctggtgcttggagagcagaatgacctacaacttctcatagaggggcgaatggagcAAAACACCCCTTCCGCGATGTTTTTGGCAAGgaatttgcattttaacatggctgaaaggtccaaaaaaaaagttgttaatgACCCTTTAAGATCAGAATTGGATTCCTTGGGTCAATGTACAGAAAGTGTCATACAGCAATTTAAGAGTAAAGGAAGCTGAGATATAACCTTTACTCTTTTCATTGTGGGCCATTTTGGATTGTATTCATACCAGCCACTAGGTGTGCATCCATGGATTTTTGAAAACCCAAggccaggggtgggcaatctcggtcctcgagggccggagtcctgctgCATGTTTTGAATATATGATCAGCAACCTCCgcgtaagcctgataatgatcctgttgattggaatcagctgtgttggagtagggaaacctccaaaacctgcaggactctggccctcgaggaccaactTTGCCTTGGGCCTATACCCAACATCCTGCCAGAAATCAAACTTTTCCAGAAGTTGACAATTTTCACGAAGTCCCTCCTAGCTAAAAACAGGTGAGCACTGACAAGTTACCTCagcaactgatgtcattttgtCGACAGTTAGGGGCAAAATAAACACCCTGAtagaaaaacaggtggatttagCTGCTCAAGTCAtagtccacaaatgcaatatcagAATGCCGGGTTAAGACTAGTGGGGCACACTGAATATGAAAAagttttgacttcccctttaccaTTTCACCAAACTAGTACCCATATAAAGCCTTGAACAGTAATGAACCCATGCCAATCACAGCATTTTGACCTCAAACCAAAATTGTGGGGAAACTATAAAAGCAGCCACTAGTTCAGGTTTGTCCAATCCTGGTACTCAAGTTCCAGGTGTTAGATATTTCAGTCCTCGACATACCcgattctaaagatcaggagCTTGCTTTatatcaatcaggtgtgtttgagGATGAAATGTCCTCAACTTTTAAGACACCGGTCCAAGGAAGTTTGCACTAGTTTTAAAAATCATCTTCACCGTAATGAGTTCAGCTTACATTGGTTGTACATGTGGCCATCattgttcaaaacaaaaacagaagtaCATTAGAGGCAGCCAGGACTTAATGGTCAGAGAGAAAACAACACACTGATTTTATGtacaagtatttttattttgacttaatGACCTTTTAAAGTTTGGTATTCCTTTTCAGACCCCCTGTACCAGGCACAAAAGCCCTTGCTGTTCTTGATGAAAGCAAAGTTTCGGGCCTGGTCACGGCCATCCTTGCTTGGCACGAAGTCTGTCCACAAGCACCCTTTTGAGGCGGTCATGTGGCACGGGAAGGAGGAGCAGGATTTGATCTgtggatgattaaaaaaaaaaaaagttcacaaacTTGACCGCTTAAGCATTTAGTCCATGTGGGCAATATCTACTGGAATAAGGGGTTGCTAGAAAGCCTATATAAACCAATTCCcaatgctttatttaaaaaaaaaaaaaaatatatatatatatatatatatatttttttttttaaaggcaggatTAACTATTGACTAAAAGTCCTTTTCGACATACCAACATCTGCATTGCAATAAAACTGCTGTGGATGCGTCGCGAGACAGCTACAGGCTTGCGCTGCTTCCTCCTGGAGCCCCCACAAGCACAGCAGCACCAGGGGCAGCACAAACTTCTTCCAGGTCATCCTGAAACCTTCAATGaaacaaagtcaaaacaaattaGAAGGTTTTGGTTGCTTGTCGAGAGGAGAAGGTTTGTTTTGCCACAAGTTTACTCGAATTGTGCTCAGGTAGACGAGGGTCTTTTTGTAGCCGTAAACTCCGCCCACAATTAAGCGACAACACTTCTAACAAAAATTATACAGAGATTTTATCCTATTATTTTCTACCTGTAGAATTACGGTAAAGAAAAGTTGGCCCATTTGTTCTTGTCTTGTCCATGcacaaaatagcaaaataacaTTCATTAAACCATATTATTTAGGAagaatgtgtgatttttttttccctctcagaTATTCTATAGTATACTCATGGATCCCAAATGCTGCATAAATGATACATAAAGTGTATGCATCAtttctgatatatatattttttgtttttaatttcgtTAGTTACAGCTGAAAGCAGTCATCAATCAATGTGTGCACGTGACGATTTTGCTTAACTGTGGGCGGAGTCTGCAGCTATAAGTAAAAGGCTCCCGGCCACAATGAACTCAAGCGGAGTGAACCTTCTGTTGTGACAGAGCGTTTTGCTTTTGAGGGTGCGCCATTGAAGGTTTTCAGGATGAGCTGGAAGAAGTTTGTGGTGCTCCTCTGCTTGTGGGGGCTTCAGGAGGAAAGTGCACAAGCCTGTACCTGTTTACCACTGCATCCGCAGCAGTTGTATTGCCAGACAGATGTTGTTGGTAAGTTAAACAAGAGTCCACTTGCAGTCATTAAAAAAGAAGGTATAAGGCAGTCTGCAAATTCCAATCAATGGTGAATTGTTTTGtccatgggaatttttttctcgTCCCCTTGCTCCCCGAGCCACCAGTTCTGTGGTCCTGCTACTTTATCACAAGATGGCTTTAAACAGGCCTTTTATTAACTAGACTTTAAACCTAGCCAGTTAAGTAGGGAATTGCAGGTGTTGCTAATAGCATTAGGGCAGTTTACACCCACGTTCCAATTGTAGGACAACTTCTACTCCCGTCACAAAACGGTTAAGTAGGGAGTCGGGTGTTTTGTAATATTGCTTCAAGTCTAATTTATGACCATGACTTACTCAAAACCTTTAGTGTTTATTGCAATTCCAAAATGTTCAAAGCTAACCGTTTCACTTGGCTAAGTAGTAAAATCCAGGTGAAATTAAAAATTTCAGATCACTTAATTCTCCACTTTGGCAATAGTTTGAATTGGCCTGTAGCCTTTGTTTTATAGCTTTATAGGCACTTTAGACATTTGGTTATGCCATTTCACACAACTGTCTGTCTACTTTGTAGCACAGAAGTCATAAATGAATGTGATTACCGCTACATGATGCTAAATACTTTCAAAGAAACACCTGtctttttgtttggatttgcGCTACTGTCTTGGGGCACCAAATCTTCCACTTTGGATGCCCATTTGGGTTTTAACGCATCTTTTGAAAACATCTTTCTAGTCATCAAGGCCAAGGTTGTTGGCGTGATGCCTGGCGCTCAAGGTCGACCCACCAAGTATGAGATCCAGCACTTGACGGTGAGTTGCTTATATATAAATCTTCATGTACATTATACATGTTGGAGATGAATCTTTGTTTTTCAGACCTTCAAGGGTGTTGAAAAGCTTTTTGGAGCAATTTACACAGGACCCAACTCTGCAGCATGTGGAATCACTTTGACCAAGGGCGTTGAATATCTAATCATGGGTACAAAGTTAGAATTTTTCTCCCATATAGAAAATGTTATGCCATAGTTAGACTATTGACTATTATAAAACGCTGTCTTTAGACCTTAGGTGTAATTTATGTCCTTTACTTTATTGCATCTATTGAGCGCATGCTCCTTTCTTGTGCAAATGCAGGCCGGCTGCAGTTTGACGGCACGCTGCATGTCTCCCTGTGTGACTTCTATCAGCCGTGGGATGCATTGAGCAGCGCGCGAAAGAATGTGTTGGACCGCTACGGAGAGGGCTGCGATTGCACGGTAGGAATTGATTTGTAGCAGTCTCTTATAATAGTGTCTACTTCAGCAACTGCTTTATCTATTAAGCAACCCAGTAGTCTGGTTTGACCATGTTGCTGAAATCCCTTTCATTGGTCACCCACAGATCAAGTCCTGCTTCACCTTCCCATGCTGCATGGCCAGCCTGACTGAGTGCTTGTGGACGGACTTCCTGCCAGGCAAGTTGAGCAATGGTGTCCTCCAGGCCCAAAACTTTGCTTGCATCAAGAGCAGCAATGGATGTTGTGACTGGTACAGGGGATCTGTCGGGTCTGAAAAAAATACCTGGCATTAAAAGGATATTaaccttaaaataaataaatcaatgcatgtttttgtggtaATTTATATCCTAAAAGTTCAATGGTGTAGTGACTTATTTGAAGTTGTACAGTATTGAGTGTTCTGGCATTTCAGATATTACCTGTAATGCGACCCTCACTGTGTTAAaatgcctgtgactagcataagAAAAGTGCTTTATATGTACAGTGTGTAATTGACAACTAGATGTCACTAAATTATAGAATGCATTTCAAAGCACTCAGACTACATTGTGCAAGCCTACCTCCAATCCTTATTTTACGTGAGGACAAGCATCTCGGCTAACAACGCCAAAAGGTGAGCTGGAGTGGCTAGCGGGGGAAGCTAGTAAAGGCTTTAGACCGCAAAGTAGGTGACTAGCGGCGGGAGCCTTCATTACGGAACTCGGCGCCCAGCTGTAGCAGGTAAATGGCGGTCGTTCCATTGGGTCCGACATTTGATGGAAGCACCACCAGCGGTAACTGTTTGCAaagtagcaggaagatggcagcttcttgtaaggtgaggctccagccatgtaatatGTTAATACTAGACccctttgcatattattgaaactaAATTTACCATTCCTTGTTTTTCCTATGCACTCTGAGTGTTGGAGAATATGCTTTAAAATGGTGAAAGGATGGAAGAATGGTCTGTTTTGAAATGTAGACTAACAAAGACCACCGCCCTTTTGGATTGAGCACTTCCTAAGTGATAAAAAATAGTCcaagtgtgaaaatgtattttctattttggGATTTAACCAGCTTGCATCAATAAAAGGAGTAAGGGTTTTTTGTTTAACTTGTAGGGAAAAGAGTTTGCTTTGAATCCATGCACATGATTCTTCAAGATTTTCTATGCGAACGCAATTCCATGAAGTAGGGATGTGTTAAAACGGAACACAATTTGCTAATGTTCAACCTATATTTAATAGAATGCACTACAAAGACAAGGTATTTAATGtgcaaactatttattttatggctgcaaCACATTCTAAAAAAATCTGAGAGTGTTTACAATGGTTTAATCACCTTTTCTTTTAACATTCGGTAAACGTTTGGGAACTGAGGACACTCTTTTCCACTAGACCGCCACCACACTACACTGGGCGTCCTGGCACTACACTGGTGCGTGACCGGATACGGGGCGGGTTCAATTGAACTGTCCAAGCTTGCACACGCTTGTGCGTGTCTGCCATAAGAGTTTACGAATGGCAAGTCTCGGCTACTGTTTTTGCTGGAATTCAAAATAAGAATTGCCGCTGCATTGTGGAGACGTGGCAAAATAAGAACCAAATTCAATCAAAAAGAagctctcactttttttttttaatagcttttttattcatttaaatttactgaaaatatcGGCATGGTACATTGTTATACAGAAAAGctagaaaatgtaaacacaaaataacacaagcttaaattgaaatgaaataaagaaaCCGGGAGGGTAGAGACAGAGCTATCGGCAACATTAAACTCCGCTACTAAATTTCACTGCATTTTTCTTCTAAATACATTTCAAGGATGAAAAATGACAGTTCTTTATGGAAAAACGTAGCAATTTGGTTTAGATTTCAAGTATctatttatgtgtatgtatatatgtatatatgtatatatgtatatatatgtatgtatatatatatgtatgtatatatatatatgtgtatgtatatatatatatgtgtatgtatatatatatatgtgtatgtatatatatgtatgtatgtatgtatatatatgtatgtatgtatatatatgtatgtatgtatatatatatatgtatgtatatatatatatgtatgtatatatatatatgtatgtatatatatatatgtatgtatatatatatatgtatgtatatataaaagagTATGACTAGGTCATGGGATGATGACTCTTTTTACAGAAATAGcagacacaacattttctgtagtCAGAAAATAGGGATTGGGCAATTTTGGGAATAACCAGTCGTACAAATCTTACCAGAAGGCATTAATACATTTGCAATCATAAAATAAGTGTTCAGTTGTTTCAATGTCTTCATCACAAAATACACAACTGTTGTGGTCCAAATCTCAAACACACGCTCTATTAAGAAATTTATTGtgattttctttgcttttgggGCAATGGGaagtttaaaatactgtacttggATCTCAAACTTCCAACTTTCTTTGAGAAAATTCATAGGATTAAATTTGTTTGATAAAAAAGGATACAGCTTTTTTAAAGAGACAGTAACGTgaataatcaactttttggagtttTAAGCCATGTTGAAATGCTAATACCTCACctaagtggtgttttcctccattctccCCTTCATGAGAAATTCTAgctcattctgctctccaagcaccagcccctcccaacccgagaaaaaaaaaatgacgtcaTCAGGTGTGGACCCACCCCCGCACCATCTACGTGGACTAAACACACTATCAAGTCAAACCAAATAGTTTTATTGTCATCGTACGCAAGTTACAATGAGTTTTGTTTAGAATGCCCTTACCCTGTGCAAAACTGCAGCATAAATAGTGCAAATAGAACATTTAATGcctgaaacaaataaataaaattgcaagTTTAAAAGATCTCTTTTACTCAATAAACATAACATAAACACATAAACAACATCACCTGATCTGCATACTTCCATTTACGCAACATTTACAACTTCTCCAGAACTCTGCTGCTCGCATTGTTACAAGGACCCCTTCCATGCACCACATTACTCCAGTCCTGCAAAAACGTCATTGGCTTCCTGTCCGTTTCCgcatccaatacaaaatacGGATCTGCACTTTCAAGGCCATAAATAACCTTGCCCCTCCATATCTCACTGACCTTCTTCACATTGCCATACCTTCTCGCTCTCTCAGATCTTCATCTGGCCTCCACCTCTCCATCCCTTTTGCTTGCCTGGCGACCAACGGGGACAGAGCTTTTAGCCGCTCTGCCAAATTGCGGGGGGCCTgtggggttgtgcttgctctgtcctggccggggtcgacggctcccctctttggtggagttttcatgcatgccagatccaccacaccagcatctattgaaattcaaacacaatttgcttcttcctctggtcattgaatcggtggaggctgatgtctgtggatctcactctgctttatcTATCCTtctaaaggaatataagagtttgtgttgagtgggggtgaaatacaggatgtgtgtgatacacgtgggcgtgttaggaatggaaggttgccaacaaaggatgctaattgcagggggagatgcagaaccgtgataagatcaaagtaggttataaaccacatttgtttgagaccatggcggaaaagtacaaaacaggagaagccacccagtgacctgcggatgaagatcggccaatgagaagcaagctaaagttaaactgcagaaaacacatagccaatagaataatgccaggatgcctttgtttctgtgtcatttaaatattgtgtagtataactattcactggggcaactcggatgagaagACTACGTCTGCTGTTTGAGACAGaggcgtatagaattgtattgatagggacccgggaccccagctgtttgtattagatttgaatgttaggaataaatccactcgtgtgtgaaaatgccggcttcctgatacctttctattgcagaacgagcatgctattgttggatgagtgatagtttggtaaggtcacaaattggagtcagattattaacttaaatttatattaatatagaaataaaatccaacacttccttcctttcctcagtctctcctttggtctcttgaggtctctctaatttgttggaaattagatgtttctggggttggtgaaagactctggttggtaacccggtgggtcgtaggtaatgtctggttagtgcaggatttcactttcctttcttttctttgatccttcctcgggtctcctgacaacctcacgactataGCTGGATTTTGACGTATTCGGGTTAgttgaacggtatgggatttttaataggttttaggtgaactaatgagtacacactcacacgcacgcacacacacgcacacacacacatacacacgcacatgcacatacaaaataaaaataaaaataaataaaaaaattgaacaatgatgatgacatgtgaaatctgtaaaattactaaataaacaatactgagctctcaaaaaagaaagaaacagaaaaaaaacgagGTATTGCTACTGGTGGTGTCTGTGGCGCAAAAGGTTAACACATTTGGCTCTTAACATAATGGTTGGTGGTAAGGAACTCACTGTGGGAAGTGGTACAGTTTTTCAGAATTTCGCTTTAAATTTGAATGCTTTTTGGCTTATGTgttaaaattcaaaaactgtaaatatcgctacttgcagtgtctcgGTGTAACATTCATTAACCTTATCAATTTATCAACATGAAaggaataaggggtaggactagatacgttttttaatttctcctaccccttttgaacatataaactattttctttcttcctattcttgtttttcttttttttaacttagacttatattttaaacttgtgtttttttatgtttacatgttcaataaaaacataaaccaaaccaaataaACCAAATTCAAAAACTATAAATATCACTATGTGCAGTGTCACCATGGCGCAGTAGGTCAGCACATTCAGCTGTTCCAGCCCACGCAGGGAACTGCTAGACTTTTTCAGAATTTCCCTTtggtttgtttctgttttggcTTATGtgttgaaattcaaaaacttTAAATATCCTTACTTGCAGTGTCCCTGTGGCGCAACAGTTTTGgcgcattcggctgttaaccgaaaggtcAGTCGTTTGAGCCCACTCGGGGACGTGGTACACTTTTTCAGAGTTTCCAAGCTTAGTGGCTTAtgtgttgaaataaaaaataactgtaaATATCCCTTCTTTCAGTGTCTTTGTGGCGCAATAGGTTAGCGCATTCCGCTGATAACCAACCTTCggtagctcagttggtagagccaAGGACTGTAGAAGGTCCTATCCTAAGGTTGCTGGTTCAAACTCCGTAGTagtttttggagaattcccaatcttaatcaataaaaggaaataaaataatttgtggcTAATTCTTTAGATGACACAGCAACCCTCGATAGCTCAGTTGTTAGAGTGGAACACTGTAGAAGGTCTCAGCTGAAATCCTTAGGTTGCTGGTTCAAATGCAGCTTGAAGGCATTTTGTGAGAATTCCAAACTTAATCACAAAtacgaaataaaaatacatttctccaACTCATCTAAATATACAAATCTAAAAATGTCACAGTTACGCTTTGGCAATTTATCCTTTGTTATCcccattcctcagatgttcttcAGCACACACAGCAACCTTCGATAACTCAGTGTGTAGAGCGaaggactgtagaaggtctcgGTTGAAATCCTTTGCACGCTGGTTCAAATCCGGCTTGAAGGaatttttggagaattcccaatctcAATAATAGGAAATAaacttaaatataataataaacttactataaacgagttgtacagtgctctagatagtatgcttaatggcagagcacctggcccggatggttatccggctatattttttaagcacttctgattaatgcttgctccactattcttaagagtagtaacagaaattaaaactaatggttacatacgtccacacatgaatacagcagcaattaaacttttattaaagccagaaaaagaccccacccttccatcaagttaccgtccgatttcactaattaacactgatatcaaaattattactaaggctttcacatctagattagaaacagtaatctcgacaattattcataacgaccaaacaggctttattaaagatcgccactctactaataatattaggaggctctttaaccttattagcatgtcacagcggcatgataagaaggcagttattatatcgttggatgcagaaaaagcttttgacaaagttaactggtccttcctctttgctgttttaaataaatttggctttgggaaatcatttatccactgggtgtcagtattatatgattctcccaaagctacagttactactaacgggattatatctaagagctttattttacagagaggcacaagacagggatgcccactatcccctttattatttgcaatatttatcgagccacttgcaatagccatacgccaggaaagaaggattcaaggaattcactctggggtaacagaacataaaattaatctatatgccgatgatattttactttatctagaaaacccggcgatttcgttaggggaagtatttaacttaataactaaattctcacagttgtcagattattctattaactggacaaaatcaacacttctacctattacagaaaattcatggaaccctgcaagccaggacccacattactcatttcctataggtaatttaaaatacttaggcataaaaatctcacctaaattaactgatttaattcatttaaatttttctccacttctggataacattcatagtgacttggaacgctggaataatcttcctatttctttaataggacgaatagccaccgttaaaatgaaagttttacctaaaataaactattttttctcaatgattccatttaaacctacggctaaatggttccagttgttggactcagccgttacaaaattttactggaaaaaaaaaaaagcaaagattagtctatctactcttcagaaaagtaaatccaaaggtggcctagaggcaccaaattttatgtactactatatagctaaccagctacaatatatcgttctatgggcacaacccaacagagatactaactgttggctggaactagaacagaaggattgtaataacctcagacttctagatttactctttattacaacatcgattaagcgacataattgttttaaaaacccaatgatctccgccaccctgactgcttggtggaaggcattagaaattacaaaagcccaagtggagccctgtgggctttctcccctatggcataaccctgactttcgaattaacaaccaaacgttttatttaggtgtgtgggagcagaaaggaatcacacatcttcaccatctcttctcagataatatgtttatatcatatacatctttgctccaaaaatacaaaataacaaacggaaattttttacattatctgcaagttaaaaatatgataaagaaacaaattccaacacttcagggtacgctccaaccgcctggcttagctaaagatattaccaagctttctccgacaacaaaaaaactttcaaaaatatataagttactttcatatacggataaaatgtctttacccatcttaaaatgggagacagacttgtctatagctccggaatctgacttttggattcaagtttgtgaaaatgcatttaaaatgacaaaacacacaaatttacaacttatccaatacaaaataatccatagaacatacattactcaatatatgatgaagaaaatgggcctctccgactccgacatttgtctccagtgtttacaaaacactacagacacttattttcatgctttatggttatgcaccccggttatgtatttctggactaaagtcttagaaaaactttccgctatcttggactataggatacctttatctccaaacttgtgtttgctaggtgacctaacaacaactgacctaccacataaacaa is a window of Vanacampus margaritifer isolate UIUO_Vmar chromosome 2, RoL_Vmar_1.0, whole genome shotgun sequence DNA encoding:
- the LOC144043952 gene encoding metalloproteinase inhibitor 2-like → MSWKKFVVLLCLWGLQEESAQACTCLPLHPQQLYCQTDVVVIKAKVVGVMPGAQGRPTKYEIQHLTTFKGVEKLFGAIYTGPNSAACGITLTKGVEYLIMGRLQFDGTLHVSLCDFYQPWDALSSARKNVLDRYGEGCDCTIKSCFTFPCCMASLTECLWTDFLPGKLSNGVLQAQNFACIKSSNGCCDWYRGSVGSEKNTWH